In Caloenas nicobarica isolate bCalNic1 chromosome 5, bCalNic1.hap1, whole genome shotgun sequence, a single genomic region encodes these proteins:
- the GPR65 gene encoding psychosine receptor yields MNTTAKCHDDHALDKYLFPFVYSIVMMISIPTNCISLYASCIQVRKKNELAVYLFSLSLADLLYSLILPLWIDYAWNGDNWRLSALLCQISSFILYMNFYTSTAFLACISVDRYLALVHPLKLQHLRTRRISLLVSIMVWLLESILNSVILVNKEVFNDPCNFTNHTLCYDKYPLEWWQAQINLFRICSGYLVPLIIIVFCYHKIYQVVRYNQATVDEEKKKVRKLILNITVTFLVCFTPYHVILLIRSIKEPYTTDPELLQFMYKVYRIAQALTSLNCIADPILYCFVSETAQTDILNLLRCCLCLQKREGDQEKDHAVCSSATKSSALITYRTSCEMETFRNT; encoded by the coding sequence ATGAACACCACTGCTAAGTGCCATGATGATCACGCCCTggataaatatttgtttccatttgtgTACAGCATTGTGATGATGATCAGTATTCCCACCAACTGCATATCCCTCTATGCATCTTGCATTCAGGTGAGGAAAAAGAATGAGTTAGCAGTCTATCTCTTCAGCCTATCCCTGGCTGACCTTTTGTACTCACTGATCCTACCTCTGTGGATTGATTACGCCTGGAATGGAGATAACTGGAGGCTCTCTGCCTTGCTTTGTCAGATTTCTTCCTTCATTCTGTATATGAATTTCTACACCAGTACTGCATTCCTTGCTTGCATCTCTGTTGATAGATACCTGGCATTAGTTCACCCCTTGAAGCTCCAGCACTTGCGCACAAGAAGAATTTCTTTGCTTGTCAGCATAATGGTTTGGCTTCTGGAAAGCATCTTGAACTCAGTCATATTGGTGAACAAAGAAGTATTCAATGACCCATGCAATTTCACTAATCATACATTATGCTATGATAAATACCCCCTGGAATGGTGGCAGGCACAGATAAATTTATTCCGGATATGCTCAGGGTACCTGGTCCCTTTGATAATCATTGTGTTTTGCTACCATAAAATCTACCAAGTAGTAAGGTATAATCAAGCCACAGtagatgaagaaaagaaaaaagtgaggaaGCTTATTCTGAATATCACAGTTACTTTCCTTGTTTGCTTCACCCCTTATCACGTTATATTGCTTATTCGCAGCATCAAAGAACCTTACACCACTGACCCAGAGCTTTTACAGTTCATGTATAAGGTTTACAGAATTGCACAGGCCTTAACAAGTTTGAATTGCATTGCTGATCCCATTCTTTACTGCTTTGTGAGTGAGACTGCACAAACAGACATACTGAATTTGCTCAGGTGTTGTTTGTGCCTACAGAAGCGTGAGGGAGACCAAGAGAAAGACCatgctgtgtgcagttctgctACAAAGAGCAGTGCACTGATCACCTACAGAACTTCCTGTGAAATGGAGACTTTCAGAAATACCTAA